TATTAATTACCTAACCAGTATGGGTCTAACTAAACCGCTTGGTTTTCAGTTGATCGGTGAAGGAAAACCTTACATCAAAAGCCCGGCTGATTCTACATGGAGTGGAATTTCATTGCCTTGGATGTCGCATGGCTACGAGCTGACTATGACGCCGCTACACACGTTGACACTTTATAATGCAGTAGCGAACAATGGGAAAATGATTCAGCCGATATTGGTGAAACATGTGATGTCTGCTGACAAAACCATCGAGACTTTCGAAACTAGAGTGATCAATAAAAAAATCTGTTCTCAAATCACTTTGAATAAAGTAAGAGAAATGTTGGAAGGTGTGGTAGAACGAGGGACAGCACAAAATATTAGCGATTCTTATTATCAGATCGCTGGTAAAACGGGTACGGCCAAGCATAACAAAAACGGTCGATACATCAATAAGTATTACACGTCATTTGCAGGATACTTTCCAGCAGACAAGCCTAAATACAGCTGTATCGTAGTGATTGACAATCCTAAGAAATACAGAATCTATGGTAGCGATGTGTCAGCGCCAGTTTTCAAAGAAATCGCAGATAAGATCTACGCTCTGGATATGGAGTTGAATGATCCTTTTGAGGGGCAGGAAATAGTACAGGGTATATTTCCAGTGATTAGAGCTGGTGAGCATGAAGACCTTTCGTTGATCTGTAATACCATCGGTATTTCTAATCATTTGAAAGAAGAGTCAGATTGGGTGAAAGCCAGAATCAACAACAACTCCATAGACTGGTCCAAATTGGATACTAAAGAATCTGTGGTGCCAGATGTACGTGGTATGACTTTGAGAGATGCCTTATATCTCCTGGAAAATAAAAATTTGAAAGTGACTTACTCTGGAAATGGACGTGTGACTCAGCAGTCAGTTGTGCCAGGGTCAAATACCAATAGTGCCAACGAAATAAACCTTACCCTAGGATGAAGATGCTCTTAAAGGACATATTGTACAAAGTGAATTTGACCTCAGTCGCAGGAGATATGGGATTGGAAGTCACCGGTGTGCAGTTTGATTCTCGAAAAGTTAAAAAAGGCGATCTATTTGTGGCTGTTAAAGGTACGCAAGTGGATGGTCACGAGTACATTGATCAGGCGATAAAAAGTGGTGCCATTGCTGTGGTATGCGAGGAGATGCCTTTCGAACCCTCTAAGGAAGTGACATTCGTGGCTACCAAGAACTCGAGCCACGCATTAGGGATCATTGCTTCAAATTATCATGGTAACCCATCGGATAAATTGAAGTTAGTGGGAGTAACCGGAACGAATGGTAAAACCACAACCGTCACTTTATTATACAAGCTTTTCAGATCATTAGGCTACCATGTGGGCATGCTATCCACTGTTGAAAATGTGATCAACGACAATATTATCCCATCGAGTCACACGACACCAGATGCTTTGAGCTTGAATGAGCTTTTGGCAAAAATGGTTAAAGAGAAGTGTCAGTTTGCATTTATGGAAGTGAGCTCACATGCCATAGATCAAAATCGAATTGCTGGGCTTTCATTTGATGGAGCGGTGTTCATGAATATCAGTCATGACCATTTGGATTACCACACGACTTTTGAAAACTATATCAACTCAAAAAAGAAACTTTTTGATGAATTGCCCGCTTCGGCCTTTGCGCTAGTGAATTTGGACGATAAACGTGGGCAAATCATGTTGCAAAACACCAAGGCGACCAACTATTCATTCGGTTTGAAATTCATGACCGATTACAAGGCTAAAGTAGTGACCAACAGCTATCAGGGACTTGAATTAGATATCAATGGTCAAAGTGTTTGGTTCAGATTGATAGGAAAGTTTAATGCTTACAACCTCTTGGCAGCCTATGCGGTGGCTGAACTGCTGCACGAGGATAGGGAAGAAGTGCTCATGATGCTTTCTGGCTTGGAGCCGGCACCGGGCCGTTTTGAAGTGGTGCAGGCCAGCTCAGATATCATTGCTTTGGTGGACTATGCGCATACACCTGATGCATTAGAAAATGTACTTCAAACCATAGACGGATTCAGGTCTGGCAACGAGCAAGTGATCACAGTAGTAGGCTGTGGTGGCAATCGAGACAAGGACAAAAGACCTGTAATGGCCTCTATTGCTGTAAAATGGAGCGACAAAGTCATATTCACTGATGACAATCCAAGAGACGAGGAGTCGAAAGATATTCTAGATGATATGATGAAGGGAGTAGGTAAATCTTTTGTAAAAAAGACATTGGTCATCCCAGATAGAAAAGAAGCGATTAAAACAGCTTGTTCCTTAGCCAATGATCATGACATTATTTTGGTTGCTGGCAAGGGACACGAGGATTATCAAGAAATAAAAGGAAAGAAAATGCCTTTCGATGATCGCAAGATCTTGAAGGAAATGTTAGAACTGTTTAGAAGTTAAGCGATGCTATATTATTTATTCGAATATTTAGATCAACAATTCAACCTCGCTGGAGCTGGTGTATTTCAATACATCTCCTTTCGTGCTGGTCTAGGTATAGCCTTTTCGCTACTCATTACCATTTTCTTCGGCAAGCACTTTATTAAAATGCTCCAAAAGCAGCAAATGGGTGAATCCATCAGAGATCTGGGGCTTGAAGGTCAAATGGAGAAAAAAGGTACGCCTACCATGGGTGGTATCATTATTATCAGTGCCATCGTCATCCCAACCTTGTTGGTAGCCAAGTTGGATAATATCTATGTGATCCTTTTGCTAGTAACTACCCTTTGGATGGGGTTGATAGGATTTTTGGATGATTATCTAAAGATCAAAAAGAAAAACAAAGAAGGCCTTTCTGGAAAATTCAAAATTGTAGGGCAAGTAGGTATCGGCCTAATTGTGGGAATCGTAATGGTAACTCACCAGGATATTGTCGTTCGCGATTTTAGTGACTCGGATCAAACGGTGCAAACCACTATTGTGGAATCGCAAGATTATCAGGATGTAAAAAGTACCATCACAACTATTCCGTTTGTCAAGAATAATGAGTTCAACTACAAATGGTTGTTGCCTGACTTCTTGGAGGATTATACCAACATTTTATACATCATCGCAGTCATCTTTATTGTGACTTCTGTTTCTAACGGAGCCAATATCACGGATGGGTTAGATGGGCTGGCAGCAGGCACATCGGCCATTATTGGTATTACGTTGGCTATTCTGGCCTACGTATCTGGTAATCTCATTTTTGCAGAATACCTCAACATCATGTACATCCCTGGTTCTGGGGAACTAGTAATATTCTGTACTGCTTTTGTGGGGGCTTGTATCGGATTTCTGTGGTACAATTCTTATCCAGCGCAAGTATTTATGGGTGACACCGGAAGTCTTTCTATTGGTGGAGTGATTGCTGTTTTGGCTTTGGTGGTTAGAAAAGAATTATTGATTCCGGTATTGTGCGGAATCTTCGTGGTAGAAAACTTATCTGTCATTATTCAGGTGAGCTATTTCAAATACACCAAAAAGAAATATGGTGAGGGCAGAAGAGTATTCCTGATGTCACCACTGCATCATCATTACCAAAAGAAGGGTGTGCACGAAACTAAAATCGTAACTCGATTCTGGACGACAGGAATTCTGTTGGCCATTCTTACACTAGTGACTTTGAAACTGAGATAATTGAAAGCAAATAAAAACCATAGCGTAGCAATATTAGGCAGCGGCGAAAGTGGCATGGGAGCATTGCGTCTGGCTACCAAGCATGGTTTGAAGACATTTCTATCAGATTCAAAAACGATTCCTGTTCAAAAACAAAGACTGATAGAGTCCTTGGGTGCCAGTTTCGAAGAGGGAGCGCATACTTTAGATGAGTTGTTGAAATACGATGAGATCATCAAGAGTCCAGGCATTCCTGAAACTGCAACAGTTATTGTGGAGCTCAAAAAGGCAGGAAAGGCTATTATCTCAGAAATAGAATTTGCGAGTAGATATACAGAGGCAAAAATTATTGGGATTACCGGTTCTAATGGTAAAACCACTACAACCCTTTTAACCACACATATTTTAAAAGAAGCAGGCTTGAATGTAGCCAGTGCTGGGAATGTGGGCAATAGCTTCTCTGATTTGTTGGTGGATGAAAATCCAGACGTAATCGTCTTGGAACTAAGCAGTTTTCAGCTAGACGGAGTTATCAATTTCAATCCTGATATAGCTGTGATACTGAATATCACTCCAGATCATTTAGATCGCTATGATCACGACATGGAATTGTATGCAGATGCCAAATGGCGTTTGGTTCAAAATATGAAAAAAGGTGCTCATTTCATTTTCAATGCTGATGATGAGATGATTACCAAACGGGTAGATCGAAATGATTTGTCCTGCGACAAAATTCAAATTACCACTAGATCAAAAACCAGTAACGGAGCATATTTCCTCGAAGGCTATTTGATTTTTGATTGTGAAAAACTAATTCAAATTGTGCCTATCGAGGACTTACCGCTCTTGGGTCGTCACAATCAATACAACCAAATGGCGGCGGTTTTAGCTGCTATTCAACTTGAAGTGCCTTTTAGCGATATCATGAAAGGGTTGTCAACTTTCCAAAATGCACCTCATCGCATGGAGTTGGTGGGTTATATCCAGGACATTCCTTATATCAATGATTCTAAAGCTACCAATGTAGACGCGGTTTACTACGCATTAGATGCGATGACCAAACCTGTAGTTTGGATTGCTGGAGGAGTCAACAAAGGCAATGACTATGAGCAGATCAAAACTTTGGTGAAAAACAAAGTGAATACACTGATTTGCTTGGGTACCGATAATGCCCATCTGGTGAATGAATTTAAAAATGATGTCACCATTCTCATTGAAGTAAAGAGTGCAGAAGAAGCAGTAACCAGAGCAAATGAGTTGGTTCAGCCAGGTGAAGTGGTATTGTTATCCCCTGCTTGTGCCAGCTTCGACCTGTTCAACAACTATGAGCATCGAGGGGATTTATTCAGAGAGGAAGTTTTGAAATTGAAAAAAATTAAGGAGGTAGTTAAGGCATGATCAAGGATTGGACACATAGAAACCTACATGGAGATCCAGTGATTTGGTTCATCGTGATTGCTCTATCTGCGCTCAGTATTTTGGTGGTATATAGTGCGACTGGCACATTGGCTTACAACCAAATGGAAGGCAATACCGAACATTATCTGTTCAAACATACCTCATTGGTACTATTGAGCTGGTTTGCGATGTGGGTGGCACACAAGATCGATTATAGATATTATGCTAAGCTCTCGAAATTGGCCCTATACGTATCTGTTCCTTTACTGTTTATCACCTGGAAGTTTGGAGTAAACATCAACGAAGCATCTCGCTGGATTACAGTGCCATTTATCAATCAGGCCTTTCAGCCTTCAGATTTAGCCAATTTTGCGCTGATTGTAACGCTGGCTTCTATGCTAGCTAAGCGTCAAGGAAATATAGACAACATCAAAGAGTCGTTGATTCCGATGTTGTTGTGGATAGGGTTGATCTGTGGATTGATCGCCATGACCAACCTATCTAGTGCAGCCCTGATCTTCGTGACTTGTATGGTTGTTATGTTTATTGGTCGTGTGCCAGTCAAGTACCTGGCCATGTTGGTGCTTGTAGGTGCCATTGCAGGAGCGGCCGCCTTGGCCATTGGTCAGCGTGCTGGTACGGCTATCAGCAGAATCGAATCATTCATGTCAGACGATGATATTCCATTTCAAGCTGAACAGTCATTTATTGCTATTGCCAATGGAGGTACCGTACGATTTGCTCCAGGCAAAAGCCAACAGAAGAATTTTTTACCCCATCCTTATTCTGATTTTATCTATGCCATCATCATAGAGGAGTATGGTTTAGTAGGCGGAGTGGTGGTTTTGTTTTTATATCTCGCTTTACTGTATAGAGGCACAAGAGTAGTTGCTCTTAGCGAGCGGACCTATGGAGGTTTGCTTTCAGCCGGACTCAGCTTTGCGCTGGTCATGCAGGCCATGGTTAATATGGCTGTGGCAGTTGGTTTAGTACCAATTACAGGATTGACTTTACCACTGGTGAGTATGGGGGGTACATCTCAGCTATTTGTAGGAGTGGCTATTGGTATTATTCTCAGTGTGAGCAGAGGAGAGATAGAAGAAATGGGGACGTCAAGTTCAAATGAATATAGAAAAGATTCAGAAGCAGCATTAGCATAAATGAAGGAGCAGAAAACATATCGTTTGATGATCAGTGGAGGAGGAACCGGAGGGCATATTTACCCTGCGATTGCAATCGCTCATGCTTTTAAAGAAATCCATTCGGATACTGAAATCCTTTTTGTCGGAGCGAAAGGCCGTATGGAAATGGAGAAGGTACCGGAGGCTGGATATGATATTGTAGGGTTGTGGATCAGCGGATTGCAGAGAAGCTTGTCATTAAGCAATTTATCCTTTCCTTTCAAGGTGCTTTCTAGCGTTTGGAAATCTTTTGCTTTGCTTAGAAAATTCAAACCGGATGTAGTAGTTGGTGTAGGTGGCTATGCCAGCGGACCGTTGCTTTTTGCGGCTAATAAAAAAGGAATACCAACATTAATCCAGGAACAAAACTCTTATCCTGGAATAACAAATAAACTGTTGGCTGGTAAGGCTAATAAAATTTGTGTGGCTTATCCAGACATGGATAGGTTTTTTGATAAGAGAAAGATTATTGAAACTGGCAACCCTGTTAGAACAGATATCATGAATGCTGACCAAGTGAGACTGGAGGGGCTTTCTCATTTCGGTTTTAGAAGTGATAAGAAAACGGTATTGATTATTGGGGGAAGTCTCGGGGCTCGTACGATCAACAATACATTGGCAGAAGGAGTGGAGAGACTATTGGCTGAGGATGTACAAGTTCTTTGGCAAACTGGCAAATTCTACTTCGAAGAGATGAAAGAGCGTACCGCTCATATCGATTCGGAGAAGTTGAGAGTTGTACCCTTTATCAAAGAAATGGACCGGGCCTATGGAGCTGCAGATGTAGTCATTTCTAGAGCAGGAGCATTGTCTATCTCTGAGCTTTGTTTGGTAGGCAAGCCGGTTTTGTTTGTGCCTTCTCCAAATGTATCTGAGGATCACCAAACCAAAAATGCATTGGCGTTAGTAAGTCGTGAGGCGGCAGAAATGATTCACGACGAAGACGCAGGAGAGCACCTGATCAGCGAGACTCTGAAGTTGCTTAGCAATGAGCAGCAGCAAAAGAACCTAAGTGCCAACATTAAAGAAATGGCAAAACCCAATGCCGCAAAAGATATTGCTCATGAAATAATCACTTTGATCCAATGAAGCTAGAGCACATACATAGCGTCTATTTTATTGGGATCGGAGGAATCGGTATGAGTGCCTTGGCACGATGGTTTCAAGCGAATGGTTTTGCTGTGACTGGTTATGACAAAACGTCTACGGTTTTAACTGAAAAGCTGATCGAAGAGGGTATTGCCATACACTTTGAAGACAATGTCAATTTGATACCTGAAAAGGTAAAAAATGAAAAAGAGGGTGCGTTGATTATCTATACGCCAGCTGTTCCCAAAGAATTGGGTGAGTATCAATTTTTCATTGAAAATGGATATGAGCTATACAAGAGATCTCAAGTTCTAGGCATGCTCACGGAGTCGAAGTTTACGATTGCGGTGGCTGGGACACATGGCAAGACGACCACATCTTCGATGATCGCTCATTTGCTAAAATCAGCAGGTGTAGACTGCTCAGCATTCGTAGGTGGCATCATGACCAACTATGATTCTAATCTTTTGATTGGTACCAATAATGATGTGATGGTAGTAGAGGCCGATGAGTTTGATCGCTCGTTTTTAACACTGCATCCAGATGTGGCCATTATTACAGCGACTGATGCAGATCATTTAGATATCTATGGTTCAAAAGATTCTTTGAAGGATTCATTCAATGCCTTCATTAAAAACATTAAAGCCAATGGAAAGCTATTTATTGAGGAAAAGGTAGCACACGAATTGGAACTCAATCCCAATGGAAACATTGGGGTTGAAACTTATGGATTGCAGGGTGGAGACATTACAGTTGACCACCTAAATATTGCCGATGCCAAATTCAATTTTGGTTATAAAAGTGAAGATCGCAACATCCAAGGTTTCGAACTGGCGCTACCTGGCTATCACAATGTATCCAATGCGATTGCAGCGCTAGCCTCGGTGAGTGGGTCTGTGAAAAACGACGGTGCTTTGATAGAAGGACTCAACTCCTACCGAGGGGTGAAGCGCAGATTCGAATACATCATCAATGCTGATGATTTGGTGTTTATCGATGATTATGCACATCATCCGGAAGAGATCAGAGCCCTATTGAAATCAGTAAAGGCGCTCTATCCAAACAAAAAGATCACGACCATTTTTCAGCCGCATTTGTTCACTCGTACCCGTGATTTTGTAGATGGTTTTGCCGAGAGCCTCTCCATGGCTGATGAGGTGATTTTGTTGGATATCTACCCGGCCAGAGAGCTGCCTATTGAAGGTGTGTCTTCGGATATGATCAAAGAGAAAATGACTCTTAAGAATGTGGAAAGGTATGTCAAGGATGATGTACTGGCTTACTTCGAGAGTCAAAAACCAGAAGTTTTATTGACAGTCGGCGCTGGAAATATTGACACATTAGTTTCACCCATTAAACACCTGTTGGAAAAGAAATGAAATGGCTGATTCACATATGGAAGACCTTTAAAATTGGCTTGGTGCTTTTCGGTTTGGCAATCATTATTGGATTTACCAATTCTCGTCAAAACGATCGCTACATCAATGATGTGCACATATTGATTGATAATCAGTTCGAAAACTATTTTATCAATCAAGAGGATGTATTGGGCTTGATTAACGATCGAGGCAAAGATTACTTATTGAGTAGTGATTTTGGTAGCCTTAATCTGAAGGAACTAGAGCACCGAATCGAGTCACATCAGTTTGTGAACGACGCACAAGCCTACATCGACCTGGAAGGGAATATGTCTATTGAGGTTACTCAAAACCGCCCAATTGCCAGAGTGATAGTCAACAATGGCCCTGATTATTACATAGGAGTGGAGGGAGATATTTTACCGGAATCAGATCACTACACGGCTAGAGTGGTTTTGATGCATTTGGCTAAGGATCATTGGGTGAATGAAGAAAATATAAAGAATTCTCAGCAAGGGTTGGAAATTTTTGAACTTCTGAAATTTATCAGTCAGGATAAATTTTGGAGCGCCCAAATCTCCGCTATCCGAGTGGAAAAGAATCAGGAAGTAGTCTTAGAACCACAGGTAACTAAGCAAGAAATTATCTTCGGAAGACCTGAAGACATCGAAAAGAAATTTAGAAAACTAATGACCTTCTATAAGCAAATTCTACCCTACAAGGGCTGGAACACTTATGCGTCGGTCAACCTCAAATTCAAGAATCAAATCGTCTGTAAATGATAAATGGTATGGAAACAAATGAAATCATTGTAGGTCTCGACATCGGTACAACTAAAATTTGTGCGATTGTTGGACGTAAAAACGAGTTCGGTAAACTCGAAGTACTTGGTATGGGTAAGTCAGTGTCTGACGGAGTGATCCGCGGCATTGTGACCAATATCGACAAAACTATTAATGCGATTAAGAAAGCTGTCGCAGAAGCTGAGGAGCAGTCTGGTATCGACATTCGCGTGGTGAATGTGGGTATCGCAGGTCAGCATATCAAGAGCTCTGTGCATCATGGGTCTATCATCAGACATTCATCGGATGATGAGATTACCATCGAAGATGTAAACCGATTGACCAATGACATGTATAAGATCGTGATTCCTCCTGGGAGCGAGATCATTCATGTGATGCCGCAGGACTACATCGTGGATTATGAAGAAGGGATTAAAGATCCGGTGGGCATGTCTGGCGTTCGCTTGGAAGCAGACTTCCATGTGATCACTGCCCAGACCAATGCGATTCAAAACATCAACAAATGTGTACGAAGAGCAGGTTTGGAAATTGATAACTTAATTCTTGAGCCTTTAGCATCGAGCCTTTCTGTGCTTAGCGACGAAGAAAAAGAAGCCGGCGTATGCTTGGTGGATATTGGAGGCGGTACTACAGACATCGCCATCTTCCATGAAAACATCATCCGTCATACCTCTGTGATACCATTCGGAGGTAATATCATCACATCAGACATCAAAGATGGCTGTAATGTGTTGAATCATCAGGCGGAAATATTGAAAACCAAATTTGGTCAGGCGTTGGCTGAAATGGCGAATGAAAATGAGGTGGTTTCTATTCCAGGATTGAAAAACAGAGACCCGAAAGAGATTTCTGTAAAGAATTTGGCGAGAGTAATCGAAGCCAGAATGGAAGAAATCATCGAGATGGTTCATACCAAAATCATAACGAGTGGCTATGAAAACAGACTAGCAG
The sequence above is drawn from the Reichenbachiella sp. genome and encodes:
- a CDS encoding UDP-N-acetylmuramoyl-L-alanyl-D-glutamate--2,6-diaminopimelate ligase, with amino-acid sequence MKMLLKDILYKVNLTSVAGDMGLEVTGVQFDSRKVKKGDLFVAVKGTQVDGHEYIDQAIKSGAIAVVCEEMPFEPSKEVTFVATKNSSHALGIIASNYHGNPSDKLKLVGVTGTNGKTTTVTLLYKLFRSLGYHVGMLSTVENVINDNIIPSSHTTPDALSLNELLAKMVKEKCQFAFMEVSSHAIDQNRIAGLSFDGAVFMNISHDHLDYHTTFENYINSKKKLFDELPASAFALVNLDDKRGQIMLQNTKATNYSFGLKFMTDYKAKVVTNSYQGLELDINGQSVWFRLIGKFNAYNLLAAYAVAELLHEDREEVLMMLSGLEPAPGRFEVVQASSDIIALVDYAHTPDALENVLQTIDGFRSGNEQVITVVGCGGNRDKDKRPVMASIAVKWSDKVIFTDDNPRDEESKDILDDMMKGVGKSFVKKTLVIPDRKEAIKTACSLANDHDIILVAGKGHEDYQEIKGKKMPFDDRKILKEMLELFRS
- a CDS encoding cell division protein FtsQ; the protein is MKWLIHIWKTFKIGLVLFGLAIIIGFTNSRQNDRYINDVHILIDNQFENYFINQEDVLGLINDRGKDYLLSSDFGSLNLKELEHRIESHQFVNDAQAYIDLEGNMSIEVTQNRPIARVIVNNGPDYYIGVEGDILPESDHYTARVVLMHLAKDHWVNEENIKNSQQGLEIFELLKFISQDKFWSAQISAIRVEKNQEVVLEPQVTKQEIIFGRPEDIEKKFRKLMTFYKQILPYKGWNTYASVNLKFKNQIVCK
- the mraY gene encoding phospho-N-acetylmuramoyl-pentapeptide-transferase, which translates into the protein MLYYLFEYLDQQFNLAGAGVFQYISFRAGLGIAFSLLITIFFGKHFIKMLQKQQMGESIRDLGLEGQMEKKGTPTMGGIIIISAIVIPTLLVAKLDNIYVILLLVTTLWMGLIGFLDDYLKIKKKNKEGLSGKFKIVGQVGIGLIVGIVMVTHQDIVVRDFSDSDQTVQTTIVESQDYQDVKSTITTIPFVKNNEFNYKWLLPDFLEDYTNILYIIAVIFIVTSVSNGANITDGLDGLAAGTSAIIGITLAILAYVSGNLIFAEYLNIMYIPGSGELVIFCTAFVGACIGFLWYNSYPAQVFMGDTGSLSIGGVIAVLALVVRKELLIPVLCGIFVVENLSVIIQVSYFKYTKKKYGEGRRVFLMSPLHHHYQKKGVHETKIVTRFWTTGILLAILTLVTLKLR
- the murG gene encoding undecaprenyldiphospho-muramoylpentapeptide beta-N-acetylglucosaminyltransferase; this encodes MKEQKTYRLMISGGGTGGHIYPAIAIAHAFKEIHSDTEILFVGAKGRMEMEKVPEAGYDIVGLWISGLQRSLSLSNLSFPFKVLSSVWKSFALLRKFKPDVVVGVGGYASGPLLFAANKKGIPTLIQEQNSYPGITNKLLAGKANKICVAYPDMDRFFDKRKIIETGNPVRTDIMNADQVRLEGLSHFGFRSDKKTVLIIGGSLGARTINNTLAEGVERLLAEDVQVLWQTGKFYFEEMKERTAHIDSEKLRVVPFIKEMDRAYGAADVVISRAGALSISELCLVGKPVLFVPSPNVSEDHQTKNALALVSREAAEMIHDEDAGEHLISETLKLLSNEQQQKNLSANIKEMAKPNAAKDIAHEIITLIQ
- the murD gene encoding UDP-N-acetylmuramoyl-L-alanine--D-glutamate ligase; amino-acid sequence: MKANKNHSVAILGSGESGMGALRLATKHGLKTFLSDSKTIPVQKQRLIESLGASFEEGAHTLDELLKYDEIIKSPGIPETATVIVELKKAGKAIISEIEFASRYTEAKIIGITGSNGKTTTTLLTTHILKEAGLNVASAGNVGNSFSDLLVDENPDVIVLELSSFQLDGVINFNPDIAVILNITPDHLDRYDHDMELYADAKWRLVQNMKKGAHFIFNADDEMITKRVDRNDLSCDKIQITTRSKTSNGAYFLEGYLIFDCEKLIQIVPIEDLPLLGRHNQYNQMAAVLAAIQLEVPFSDIMKGLSTFQNAPHRMELVGYIQDIPYINDSKATNVDAVYYALDAMTKPVVWIAGGVNKGNDYEQIKTLVKNKVNTLICLGTDNAHLVNEFKNDVTILIEVKSAEEAVTRANELVQPGEVVLLSPACASFDLFNNYEHRGDLFREEVLKLKKIKEVVKA
- the murC gene encoding UDP-N-acetylmuramate--L-alanine ligase; amino-acid sequence: MKLEHIHSVYFIGIGGIGMSALARWFQANGFAVTGYDKTSTVLTEKLIEEGIAIHFEDNVNLIPEKVKNEKEGALIIYTPAVPKELGEYQFFIENGYELYKRSQVLGMLTESKFTIAVAGTHGKTTTSSMIAHLLKSAGVDCSAFVGGIMTNYDSNLLIGTNNDVMVVEADEFDRSFLTLHPDVAIITATDADHLDIYGSKDSLKDSFNAFIKNIKANGKLFIEEKVAHELELNPNGNIGVETYGLQGGDITVDHLNIADAKFNFGYKSEDRNIQGFELALPGYHNVSNAIAALASVSGSVKNDGALIEGLNSYRGVKRRFEYIINADDLVFIDDYAHHPEEIRALLKSVKALYPNKKITTIFQPHLFTRTRDFVDGFAESLSMADEVILLDIYPARELPIEGVSSDMIKEKMTLKNVERYVKDDVLAYFESQKPEVLLTVGAGNIDTLVSPIKHLLEKK
- the ftsA gene encoding cell division protein FtsA, translating into METNEIIVGLDIGTTKICAIVGRKNEFGKLEVLGMGKSVSDGVIRGIVTNIDKTINAIKKAVAEAEEQSGIDIRVVNVGIAGQHIKSSVHHGSIIRHSSDDEITIEDVNRLTNDMYKIVIPPGSEIIHVMPQDYIVDYEEGIKDPVGMSGVRLEADFHVITAQTNAIQNINKCVRRAGLEIDNLILEPLASSLSVLSDEEKEAGVCLVDIGGGTTDIAIFHENIIRHTSVIPFGGNIITSDIKDGCNVLNHQAEILKTKFGQALAEMANENEVVSIPGLKNRDPKEISVKNLARVIEARMEEIIEMVHTKIITSGYENRLAGGIVITGGGSQLVSIKQLFEYMTGLDARVGFPNEHLGKSKVETIKSPMFATSVGLVLCGFKALDDRDNRYFLEDSVVKDYDKRKKPSGGSDNILKKILEKTKGILIDDFEDGSAR
- a CDS encoding FtsW/RodA/SpoVE family cell cycle protein; this encodes MIKDWTHRNLHGDPVIWFIVIALSALSILVVYSATGTLAYNQMEGNTEHYLFKHTSLVLLSWFAMWVAHKIDYRYYAKLSKLALYVSVPLLFITWKFGVNINEASRWITVPFINQAFQPSDLANFALIVTLASMLAKRQGNIDNIKESLIPMLLWIGLICGLIAMTNLSSAALIFVTCMVVMFIGRVPVKYLAMLVLVGAIAGAAALAIGQRAGTAISRIESFMSDDDIPFQAEQSFIAIANGGTVRFAPGKSQQKNFLPHPYSDFIYAIIIEEYGLVGGVVVLFLYLALLYRGTRVVALSERTYGGLLSAGLSFALVMQAMVNMAVAVGLVPITGLTLPLVSMGGTSQLFVGVAIGIILSVSRGEIEEMGTSSSNEYRKDSEAALA